Within the Staphylococcus argenteus genome, the region GGATGGTTCTCAAGTAACAGGTGTTATTGTTACTGGTACTATCAATAGAGAAAACTATGGCATTAACTTTAACCAAGCACTTGAAACAGGTGGCGTAATGCTAGGCAAAGATGTTAAATTCGAAGCATCTGCTGAATTTTCAATCTCAGAATAATCTCACATCACAATCCTCATTGATTTAATATATACGAAATGCCAACTATATCATCCCTAGGTATAGTTGGCATTTTTTCTTTAATTTATCATAAAATAAATCATTGAATTGCTAATTGTAAAATAATGGGCGATAAAATTAAAAATCATATTTAACTTAATTGATAATAACACCATAAAGTAACAACGATATTGATGAAATTAAAAGTAATACACTAGATAAAATATCTAGCCTTTTATCTTTTTTATCCCTTATCATATTTGTCAAAAGCGCTCCAATTGCAACTAAAACTAATATTGTACAAAAAATATAAATAGCCAAAACAAACAACTCCTTATTAAATTAGCATTGGCTTCATCAGAAATAATCAAAAAAATTTTTCTTTATACTTTCTTATATTAAATATTGCCTATTTACGTTATACAAAACTTCATTTTACAAATTGAAGCAAATTATATTTAACTTCTAATTAAAAATCTCTAATGTTTAAAACAATATTAAGACACCTTTCACTCAGGTAGGTCTTATTGAAACTGAAAACTTTGATGCCCTTTTGCAAAGCCATTAACAGTATAAAGCATGGATCCTCCGCCCATTTCTATATCATTAGAACAAATGATGAGTTGATTTGTTCCAGGTATAAATTGTGGATGTGTAGAACGTAACATATGACCTTCATCACGTCCTGGTATCAATATTTGTCCTATTGGATAACCTCTTTTGTTAAATACTAACACTCTGCCTTGACCATACATTGCCACATATAAATTATCATCACTATCAATACAACATGAGTCTGGTCCTTCATGACCTGTAAAATAGTACGGTATGGTAGCTCCAAATGGTTGTATTGTAACACCATCATCTTCAAGTGCAATACGGTGTAATCGATTGGCTGTCGTTTCAGTTACCCATAGTACTTTTTCATCAGTACTTAATGCAATACCGTTAGCTACACTGATATTTTGAATGATAGGCGTTACTGTTTTAAAGCCCGGCGCAACATAATAAACACCGCCTAGTGGATTGGTAGAGTATCCTCTAAAATCTGTAAAATAAAACCCACCTTTAGAATCAAACACCATGTCATCAATACAATATTCTGTTGAAAGATCTTCAATAACATCTTGTATGTTGTCACCATTTTCTGTCGCTGCAAAAATACCGCCTGTAGATTTAAAATCTCCTAAATAACAAATAAATAATCGGCCGTCCTTATGTATTTTAATTGCTGCAGGATTTGCTTTATGACTTACAAAAGGCTGTTTAATTTCCTTCGTTTCAGGATTGACTTTGAAAATGTTTCCCTCGAATACATCCAATAAAAATAGTTGTCCTTGTCGATCAAAGTTCAATCCTTCTAGTTGCAATCCTTTTTTGGAAATTTCAAGCCATGGTTCAGCTGTAATTGTTTGTAACTCACTTTCAGATATAATTGGAACAGCACTGTTAGACTTCCCGCTATAAACTAATGTAGGTAAATCTTGTTGTGTCATCATGATCATTCCTCTCATTTCATTTATTCGTTTTAACTATCATTTTCATTTTAAACAAGGTAATCATTAAATCAAATGATAACGTTTTCATTTATCTATTTTATCGGTCTAGTGGCTGATTTCAAGCTATAAATATTGAACGAAACTACAACTCTGTTAAAATGATTGACGTAGACAAATATGCGTATTGACGCTTTATTTTAAAAATAAACATGCTTATAACATGTTTTTAGAAGGAGATTAACCTATGAACTATCAAGTTCTTTTATATTATAAATATACGACGATTGATGACCCTGAACTGTTTGCTCAGGATCACTTAGCTTTTTGCAAAGCGCACAATTTAAAAGGTAGAATTCTTGTTTCTACAGAAGGTATTAACGGTACATTATCTGGTACTAAAGAAGAAACCGAACAATATATGGCACATATGCATGCCAATGAACGCTTCAAAGACATGGTATTTAAAATTGATGAAGCTGATGGACATGCCTTTAAGAAAATGCACGTACGACCTCGAAAAGAAATCGTTGCTTTAGATTTAGAGAATGATGTAGATCCACGCCAAACAACTGGTCAGTATTTATCACCTGTAGAATTTAGAAAAGCACTTGAAGATGATGACACGGTCATTATTGATGCACGTAACGACTATGAATTTGATTTAGGTCATTTCCGTGGCGCAATTCGCCCAGATATCACACGTTTTAGAGATTTACCAGACTGGATTAAAGAAAACAAAGAATTATTTGCTGATAAAAAAGTAGTCACATACTGTACTGGCGGTATTCGTTGTGAAAAATTTTCTGGATGGCTTTTAAAAGAAGGTTTCGAAGATGTGGCACAGCTTCACGGTGGTATCGCTACATACGGTAAAGACCCTGAAACAAAAGGTCAATATTGGGACGGTAAAATGTATGTATTTGATGACCGTATCAGTGTTGATATTAATCAAGTTGAAAAAACAATTATTGGTAAGGATTGGTTTGATAGTGAGCCGTGTGAACGCTATATTAATTGTGCCAACCCTGAATGTAATAAACAAATATTAGTTTCAGAAGAAAATGAAGCCAAATATTTAGGCGCATGCTCTTATGAATGCGCTAAACATGAGCGCAATCGTTATGTTCAAACAAATCAAATTAGTGATAGCGAGTGGCAACAACGTTTAACAAACTTTGATGATCTACATCAACATGCATAAGCAATTAATACATTTTAAAATAGTCTTTGGAAAACCAATATTATAAAGGTTTTTCAAGGCTATTTTTTATGCCATACATAGCCTGATATGCTTTTAATTGTGAGCATGTTATACTAAATTAAATTTTAATACTGCGGGGTGTCTTAGAATGAAAATTTTAGTTACTGGATTTGCACCTTTTGATAATCAAAAAATTAATCCCTCTTGGGAAGCCGTGAGTCAACTAGAAGATCACATTGGTGAACATAAAATCAATAAACTAAAACTACCAACATCTTTTAAAAAAGTAGATACTATTATAAATAATGCCTTGGCGTCTAATCACTATGATGTTGTGCTAGCAATCGGACAAGCTGGTGGTAGAAATGCCATTACCCCTGAACGTGTCGCCATTAATATTGATGATGCACGTATTCCCGATAATGACGATTTTCAACCTATTGATCAATCCATTCATTTAGACGGTGCGCCAGCTTATTTTTCAAATTTACCAGTTAAAGCAATGACTCAAAGTATTATTGATCAAGGACTTCCGGGAGCACTTTCAAATAGCGCAGGTACGTATGTATGTAATCACGTACTTTATCACTTAGGCTATTTAAAGGAAAAGTACTATTCTCACCTTCGCTTTGGATTTATCCATGTGCCATACATACCAGAGCAGGTCGTTGGTAAGCTTAATACACCATCTATGCCATTAGAAAAGATAGTTGCAGGTTTGACTGCAGCCATTGAAGCTATTTCTGATGACGATGATTTACGCATAGCCCTAGGCACAACGGAATAGTTATAAATGTACAAACAAAAAACACCCTAATTTGATAGTTTTAGTCTAACTTTAGGGTGCTTTAAGAGGGCTTATTTGATATTTCTATTGTAGAGATACACTTTAGCTACATGACATTGTTTAGTCTTCTTTTTTTAACTTCCTATAATTTACAAATGTATAAATAATAAATGCTATATTTAGAATGATGAGTATACTTACTGAAACTAAATTAAAAGTGTCTGGTTCTTTACTAAAGATAGATGCTATCCTTGCTATCAAACTTGGCAATGAAATTACCAACACGATGAGCGCATAAATTTTTTGTTTAATTAAAATACAAGTTCCAATAACTAATATTAAAAATGTTATCCCAATAATGAAACTCTGTTTGTCACTTAACTCAAAGAAATGATAGATAGGATATTTTTTAATAATCAAGCCACCAAAAATCATCCACAAAAATACGATTATGCCATAAGTCACATTTATTACATATGTTATTTTTTGGTCACCAAATCGAACTAATGTATTGCGTAGAATCAGCATACCAATGACAACACCTAAAATAACGATACTAGCAATATAAAGTAAAAATGCAATTGTCACATCAAATGTACCCAAACCTAAAAACCTAGGAATTATAATGACTGATAAAATAAAAGCGAAGTATAAAGTAATATATTTGTACAAACCGGTAGTAAGGCTTATCTCAGGTGATAACTGATCAGCCATTGACTTAATTGGTGTATTAATAATTGAACTTGTATCTTCGTTATTTTTTTCAGCCATAGTTAAATGATCTTCGAGCTCTTCCAATAACTCTTCTACTTCTGCTTCAGTCTTACCTCTAAATAACAGTTCAACACGTAATTTTTCCAAAAAATCTTGAGACTGTTTACTTAACATCGTTTTCCCCTCCAAACAAGTTAATCATCCCTTTATTCAAAGCTTGCCATTTTGATTTAAATACTTTTAGTTCCTTTAAACCTGAATCGGTAATCGTATAGTATTTTCGCCTTGGGCCACCATTACTAGATTTTTTTATAGTCGTATCAACGTATCCTTTTTTGTTTAAACGCATTAAAACTGGATAAATACTACCCTCGCTTATCTCTGGAAACTCTTGATCTTTGAGTTTCGTCATAATTTCATATCCATAAGTTTCACCTTGTGCAATGAGACCTAATATCGCGCCGTCTAAGAGACCTTTCATAATTTGATTAGAAACTGACATTTTCATCACCTACTATCTTGCATAATAAGTTAGTTGCGAATATTTCCCTGCTATGACTAACAACTTTGTTAATAGGGTAATACTTACGGAAGTATGTTTTATTTATGGAGGAGGAATTAATAATGACTACAAAAACGGTATTTGATGTCATTGATATGGGTTTAGGATATTTAGTAAATGTGTATGATACTTGGAAAGTTGACAAGGTACTTGATGATTATCATAAGCCTTTTGCGAATACAATTCATTGGCAATTTGGGCATGTATTAACTATTTTCGAATCGGCATTAGCTGTTGCTGGCAAAGAGAATATTGATTTGAATATTTATAGACCTTTATTTGGAAACGGTTCGTCCCCAACTGAATGGAAAGATGAAGTACCTAGTATTGAAACAATTTTAGAAGGGCTTCAAACATTACCTGAACGTGCACGAAAACTAACTGAAGATGATTTAGCAATTGAATTGCAACAGCCGATTGCCGGATGTAAAACTTTAGAAGAGTTATTAGTATTAAATGCCATTCACATCCCACTTCATGCTGGTAAAATTGAGGAAATGTCTCGTGTATTAAAAAGTTTTAAATAAAGACAAGCTAGTTAACCGTTAACAACACGTTAACGGATTTTTTTGATTAAAAAGGCCACTCTTCTAAGTTTAATAAACATCAATTTTACCTTCTATACACCGCTTCCCAATTAATCATTTATATTTATACTTCATTAATTGATTTTATATTTAATTATTACTGTACATCTTTTGCAGTTAGCATTATTCTTAAAGTGAAATATGTATAAAACATAGAAAGAAGGACGTTTTAACATGGAAAATACGGTTAAATATCGTAAGTTTGTACTCCCGATTATCGTAGGTCTCCTTATTTGGGCACTTACACCTTTTAAACCGGAAGCTGTTGATCCGACAGCATGGTATATGTTCGCAATATTTGTGGCTACAATTATCGCTTGTATTACACAACCGATGTCAATTGGAGCTGTCTCTATAATTGGTTTTACAGTCATGGTACTCGTTGGTATTGTTGACATGAAAACTGCTGTTGCTGGTTTTGGTAATAATAGCATTTGGTTAATTGCAATGGCATTTTTCATTTCTAGAGGATTTGTGAAAACAGGTCTCGGACGACGTATCGCACTTCATTTCGTCAAATTATTTGGTAAAAAAACATTAGGTTTAGCATATTCTATCGTAGGTGTGGATTTGATTTTAGCACCGGCAACTCCAAGTAATACTGCGCGTGCGGGAGGTATCATGTTCCCGATTATCAAATCACTTTCTGAATCATTTGGCTCAAAACCTAAAGATGATTCATCGCGTAAAATGGGTGCCTTTTTAATCTTCACAGAATTTCAAGGTAACTTAATTACAGCAGCAATGTTTTTAACTGCAATGGCGGGTAACCCACTTGCACAAAACTTAGCATCTAGCACGTCAAATATTCATATTACATGGATGAATTGGTTCCTAGCTGCTTTAGTTCCTGGACTTGTTTCTTTAATTGTTGTACCTTTTATCATTTATAAAATTTATCCACCAACTGTTAAAGAAACACCTAATGCTAAAAGTTGGGCTGAAAATGAATTAACGGTTATGGGTAAAATTTCTTTAGCTGAAAAATTTATGATTGGTATATTTGTCGTAGCCCTAACACTATGGATTGTTGGCAGTTTCATTCACATTGATGCAACTTTAACAGCATTTATTGCTTTAGCATTATTATTATTAACTGGTGTGTTAACTTGGCAAGATATTTTAAATGAAACAGGTGCTTGGAACACATTAGTTTGGTTCTCAGTATTAGTATTAATGGCAGACCAATTAAATAAGCTTGGATTTATTCCTTGGTTAAGTAAATCTATTGCTACAAGTCTTGGTGGTTTAAGCTGGCCTATCGTGCTTGTCATTTTAATACTGTTCTACTTCTATTCACATTATTTATTCGCAAGTGCCACTGCACATATTAGTGCTATGTATGCAGCATTATTAGGCGTTGCAATTGCAGCTGGTGCACCACCATTATTTAGTGCATTAATGTTAGGGTTCTTCGGTAACTTATTAGCTTCTACAACGCACTATAGTAGTGGTCCAGCGCCGATTCTATTCTCTTCAGGTTACGTGACACAAAAACGTTGGTGGACAATGAACTTAATACTAGGGTTCGTCTACTTTATTATCTGGATTGGTTTAGGATCACTTTGGATGAAAGTCATTGGTATATTTTAATATAGTGTATTTTGTCGCTCTAATCGTGTCGATTAGGGCGCTTTTTTAATTAAGAGCTACAATACGCTATTTTAAGAAAATATATACTATATCAAAAGTAAGTATCTTCTCTTAAAAACTTTATTCTCATAAAGAAAACACTTTCGTTCGAATTCAATACAATGATAAATTCAACAAAAGTGTTTTATGCTTACTTAAATTTTATTTACTTTTCAGTCTCATATTTTATGCACATGTCACTGTTACTGCACACATACCTCAGTCTAACCCTAACGTTATCTTAAGGTCCTTCAAACATATTTGAACATGCAGTACATGTAGACTAAATATTACAGCGTTTTTGCTACCGGATTTTTCTTCAACTTAATATATTGAGAAATGCTGTATAACACAATACCTATCCAAATAAATACAAAAGTAATTAATTGATGTATATTAAAAGGCTCTTTGAATACAAAGATACCAAGCACAAACATAATTGTTGGTCCTACATATTGAATAAATCCAATCAATGAAAGAGGTATACGTTTTGCACCGGCTGAGAATAGGATAAGTGGTACTGCCGTAATCGCACCGGAGAATAACAACCAAAATGATGACATGTTAAACCCGAACGACATCTGATGTTGTTGCCATAAATAAATGACATATATAATGCCGGCTGGTGCGGTAACAATACACTCAATGGTAATACTACTGATAGCATCTATATGTACTACTTTTTTCAATAAACCGTATGTTCCAAAAGATAGCGCCAAGATAATAGATACTATTGGAAACTCGCCTATTTTAATTGTCATATATAATACGCCGATGAATGCGAAGAAAATGGCTAACCATTCAAATTTATTAAATCTTTCTTTTAAAAAGATCAGTGCGAGTAAAATGCTGACAAGTGGATTAATATAATATCCTAAACTTGATTGTAAGACATGTCCATTTGTTACTGCCCATATAAAGGTTCCCCAGTTCAACGTAATGACATAGCCTGCTACAACGATAGCTAATAGTTGAATAGGTTTGGCTAACAATTGATTCACATCTCTTTGAAAAGCGTGCCGTTGCTTCTTACCTACAGCTAATATAAAAATCATAAATATTACTGAAAATATAATTCGAAACGCTAAAATTTCAAAAGCACCTATCGTATCAATAAATTGCCAGTATATAGGCAATATTCCCCAAAGAACATAGGCACTTAGTGCTAAAAATATGCTCTTTTTGTATTCTGTATTCATCAACATACCTCCTTACTTTCCCAATTGTTAATTTACTGCATCGCTCATTTGTTTAAGCTAATATATCGA harbors:
- a CDS encoding SMP-30/gluconolactonase/LRE family protein, which produces MTQQDLPTLVYSGKSNSAVPIISESELQTITAEPWLEISKKGLQLEGLNFDRQGQLFLLDVFEGNIFKVNPETKEIKQPFVSHKANPAAIKIHKDGRLFICYLGDFKSTGGIFAATENGDNIQDVIEDLSTEYCIDDMVFDSKGGFYFTDFRGYSTNPLGGVYYVAPGFKTVTPIIQNISVANGIALSTDEKVLWVTETTANRLHRIALEDDGVTIQPFGATIPYYFTGHEGPDSCCIDSDDNLYVAMYGQGRVLVFNKRGYPIGQILIPGRDEGHMLRSTHPQFIPGTNQLIICSNDIEMGGGSMLYTVNGFAKGHQSFQFQ
- the trhO gene encoding oxygen-dependent tRNA uridine(34) hydroxylase TrhO translates to MNYQVLLYYKYTTIDDPELFAQDHLAFCKAHNLKGRILVSTEGINGTLSGTKEETEQYMAHMHANERFKDMVFKIDEADGHAFKKMHVRPRKEIVALDLENDVDPRQTTGQYLSPVEFRKALEDDDTVIIDARNDYEFDLGHFRGAIRPDITRFRDLPDWIKENKELFADKKVVTYCTGGIRCEKFSGWLLKEGFEDVAQLHGGIATYGKDPETKGQYWDGKMYVFDDRISVDINQVEKTIIGKDWFDSEPCERYINCANPECNKQILVSEENEAKYLGACSYECAKHERNRYVQTNQISDSEWQQRLTNFDDLHQHA
- the pcp gene encoding pyroglutamyl-peptidase I, with protein sequence MKILVTGFAPFDNQKINPSWEAVSQLEDHIGEHKINKLKLPTSFKKVDTIINNALASNHYDVVLAIGQAGGRNAITPERVAINIDDARIPDNDDFQPIDQSIHLDGAPAYFSNLPVKAMTQSIIDQGLPGALSNSAGTYVCNHVLYHLGYLKEKYYSHLRFGFIHVPYIPEQVVGKLNTPSMPLEKIVAGLTAAIEAISDDDDLRIALGTTE
- a CDS encoding PadR family transcriptional regulator, yielding MSVSNQIMKGLLDGAILGLIAQGETYGYEIMTKLKDQEFPEISEGSIYPVLMRLNKKGYVDTTIKKSSNGGPRRKYYTITDSGLKELKVFKSKWQALNKGMINLFGGENDVK
- the bstA gene encoding bacillithiol transferase BstA, whose protein sequence is MTTKTVFDVIDMGLGYLVNVYDTWKVDKVLDDYHKPFANTIHWQFGHVLTIFESALAVAGKENIDLNIYRPLFGNGSSPTEWKDEVPSIETILEGLQTLPERARKLTEDDLAIELQQPIAGCKTLEELLVLNAIHIPLHAGKIEEMSRVLKSFK
- a CDS encoding anion permease; translated protein: MENTVKYRKFVLPIIVGLLIWALTPFKPEAVDPTAWYMFAIFVATIIACITQPMSIGAVSIIGFTVMVLVGIVDMKTAVAGFGNNSIWLIAMAFFISRGFVKTGLGRRIALHFVKLFGKKTLGLAYSIVGVDLILAPATPSNTARAGGIMFPIIKSLSESFGSKPKDDSSRKMGAFLIFTEFQGNLITAAMFLTAMAGNPLAQNLASSTSNIHITWMNWFLAALVPGLVSLIVVPFIIYKIYPPTVKETPNAKSWAENELTVMGKISLAEKFMIGIFVVALTLWIVGSFIHIDATLTAFIALALLLLTGVLTWQDILNETGAWNTLVWFSVLVLMADQLNKLGFIPWLSKSIATSLGGLSWPIVLVILILFYFYSHYLFASATAHISAMYAALLGVAIAAGAPPLFSALMLGFFGNLLASTTHYSSGPAPILFSSGYVTQKRWWTMNLILGFVYFIIWIGLGSLWMKVIGIF
- the rarD gene encoding EamA family transporter RarD, encoding MNTEYKKSIFLALSAYVLWGILPIYWQFIDTIGAFEILAFRIIFSVIFMIFILAVGKKQRHAFQRDVNQLLAKPIQLLAIVVAGYVITLNWGTFIWAVTNGHVLQSSLGYYINPLVSILLALIFLKERFNKFEWLAIFFAFIGVLYMTIKIGEFPIVSIILALSFGTYGLLKKVVHIDAISSITIECIVTAPAGIIYVIYLWQQHQMSFGFNMSSFWLLFSGAITAVPLILFSAGAKRIPLSLIGFIQYVGPTIMFVLGIFVFKEPFNIHQLITFVFIWIGIVLYSISQYIKLKKNPVAKTL